A window from Fibrobacter sp. UWB11 encodes these proteins:
- the nuoF gene encoding NADH-quinone oxidoreductase subunit NuoF: MAECVKVCTQNFGKGAQDIEVYKKLGGYANISERLFNMSQFELIDYVQRSNLRGRGGAGFPTGMKWSFVPRGTGKPVYIVVNADEGEGGTFKDHFLMLEDPHRLIEGLIIAAWALGSRAAYIYCRGEFLPCIEALNKALNQAYAAGYLGENICGTKFSFDIFVHRGAGAYICGEETALINSLEGQKGQPRLKPPFPAVCGAWKSPTCVNNVETIMSLPWILQHEPSEYAKMGTPRAGGTKVFCISGDVKNPGVYEAPLGTPMMTMINDYAGGVVGGKLKAVLPGGSSCAPLTAEEAAVATMDYECLASMKTMFGSGAMIIINDTHNMVDLLNCLGNFYSHESCGQCTPCREGTGLLHRILNQMVAGNGHDGDVELMQSLSSGFGGVTICPLSISLGGPVSSYTAKFRADFDEYIAKNPEHAKPRIQETSRPGIFW, encoded by the coding sequence ATGGCTGAATGTGTAAAAGTTTGTACGCAAAACTTTGGCAAGGGCGCCCAGGACATCGAAGTCTACAAGAAGCTGGGTGGCTACGCAAACATTTCTGAACGCTTGTTCAACATGAGCCAGTTTGAGCTCATCGATTACGTGCAACGTTCTAACCTCCGCGGACGCGGTGGTGCAGGCTTCCCGACGGGCATGAAGTGGAGCTTTGTGCCGCGTGGTACGGGCAAGCCGGTTTACATTGTCGTAAACGCTGACGAAGGCGAAGGCGGTACGTTCAAGGACCACTTCCTCATGCTCGAAGATCCGCACCGCTTGATCGAAGGCCTTATTATTGCAGCTTGGGCTTTGGGCTCTCGTGCGGCCTACATCTACTGTCGTGGCGAATTCCTCCCGTGCATCGAAGCCTTGAACAAGGCTTTGAACCAAGCTTATGCCGCAGGTTACCTCGGCGAAAACATTTGCGGCACGAAGTTCAGCTTTGATATCTTTGTGCATCGCGGTGCTGGCGCCTACATTTGCGGTGAAGAAACTGCTCTTATAAACTCTCTCGAAGGCCAGAAGGGCCAGCCGCGCCTTAAGCCGCCGTTCCCGGCTGTTTGCGGTGCTTGGAAGTCTCCGACCTGCGTGAACAACGTCGAAACGATCATGTCGCTTCCGTGGATCTTGCAGCACGAACCGAGCGAATACGCCAAGATGGGTACACCGCGCGCCGGTGGTACGAAGGTGTTCTGCATTTCCGGTGACGTGAAGAATCCGGGCGTGTACGAAGCTCCTCTCGGAACTCCGATGATGACTATGATTAACGATTATGCTGGTGGCGTTGTCGGTGGCAAGCTCAAGGCTGTGCTTCCGGGCGGTTCCTCTTGCGCTCCCTTGACTGCAGAAGAAGCCGCTGTCGCTACGATGGACTACGAATGCCTCGCCTCGATGAAGACGATGTTCGGTTCTGGCGCCATGATTATCATTAACGATACGCACAACATGGTTGACCTCTTGAATTGCCTAGGCAACTTCTACAGCCACGAATCTTGCGGCCAGTGCACTCCGTGCCGTGAAGGTACCGGTCTTTTGCACCGCATCTTGAACCAGATGGTGGCCGGCAATGGTCACGATGGCGATGTGGAACTGATGCAGAGCCTTTCTAGCGGATTTGGTGGCGTGACGATTTGCCCGCTCTCCATTTCTTTGGGTGGCCCGGTCTCGAGCTACACTGCAAAGTTCCGTGCGGACTTTGACGAATATATCGCTAAGAACCCCGAACACGCAAAACCGCGTATTCAAGAAACAAGTCGTCCTGGAATTTTCTGGTAA
- a CDS encoding 2Fe-2S iron-sulfur cluster-binding protein has product MSNYYNMPKLPTEASPKVEIFVDDKAVMVPGDTNLLEALKAVGIETPHVCYHPYLPVSGNCRQCLVEQEGPRGRMLVISCYTPVTPGMKIYTPASSARVKNARKATQEFMLVNHPLDCPICDKAGECTLQENYMEAGQNEGRLRPEYGKNYHGNPEHQFIDAKGQLRGGKHVDIGPRILLDEERCVQCDRCVRFMRSIAKDEQLQLAGRADHTYITTFPGEKLDHEYDLCVTDVCPTGAMTAKYFRFQKRVWLLSHTPTISMDDSLGANIWLDHADGRIYRVMPRCNPEVNRSWLSNTSRLAFQQFDKNRLPAIDASAIQISGGKVALVAGGACTNEDLAALKMLKEALGDRAELFGGSLLKVNAPDGIAKSGDPVANRAGLQLMGFADVAELLKRAGEFSNLITVNADLYGEDASVAKALDKISNRIALSAFDDATAKKAKVAFGIRHWSEVQGTMVNSLNILQKLSAAPTCPDEKLAPAYEVISALAGNKFNSACEAFKKAREYVPAFADITYDAIKSTGKLLGGNA; this is encoded by the coding sequence ATGAGTAACTACTACAATATGCCGAAACTCCCGACCGAAGCAAGCCCGAAGGTAGAAATCTTCGTGGATGACAAGGCCGTGATGGTTCCTGGCGATACCAACCTCCTCGAAGCCCTGAAGGCTGTCGGGATTGAAACTCCTCACGTATGTTATCATCCGTATTTGCCGGTGTCGGGTAACTGCCGTCAGTGCCTGGTAGAGCAGGAAGGCCCGCGTGGTCGTATGCTCGTGATTTCGTGCTATACTCCTGTGACTCCGGGTATGAAGATTTATACTCCGGCATCTAGCGCCCGCGTGAAGAACGCCCGCAAGGCCACACAGGAATTCATGCTGGTGAACCACCCGCTCGATTGCCCGATTTGCGACAAGGCCGGTGAATGCACCTTGCAGGAAAACTACATGGAAGCAGGCCAGAACGAAGGCCGCCTCCGTCCGGAATACGGCAAGAATTACCACGGCAATCCGGAACATCAGTTCATTGATGCGAAGGGTCAGCTCCGTGGCGGTAAGCATGTGGACATCGGTCCGCGCATTTTGCTCGACGAAGAACGTTGCGTGCAGTGCGACCGTTGCGTACGCTTTATGCGTAGCATCGCGAAGGACGAACAGCTCCAGCTTGCTGGCCGTGCCGACCATACTTACATTACTACCTTCCCGGGCGAAAAGCTCGACCACGAATACGACCTCTGTGTGACGGACGTATGCCCGACGGGCGCCATGACGGCAAAGTACTTCCGTTTCCAGAAGCGCGTTTGGCTCTTGAGCCACACGCCGACGATTTCGATGGACGACTCTCTCGGTGCAAACATTTGGCTTGATCACGCCGATGGCCGCATCTATCGCGTGATGCCGCGTTGCAACCCGGAAGTGAACCGTAGCTGGCTCTCCAATACGAGCCGTCTCGCTTTCCAGCAGTTTGACAAGAACCGCTTGCCGGCAATTGACGCTTCCGCTATTCAGATTAGCGGTGGCAAGGTCGCTCTCGTTGCGGGGGGCGCTTGCACGAACGAAGACCTCGCCGCTCTCAAGATGCTCAAGGAAGCTCTCGGCGACCGCGCTGAACTCTTCGGTGGTTCCCTCCTCAAGGTTAACGCTCCGGATGGTATCGCCAAGAGCGGTGACCCGGTGGCAAACCGCGCAGGCTTGCAGCTCATGGGCTTTGCAGACGTTGCAGAACTCCTCAAGCGCGCAGGCGAATTCAGCAACCTCATCACGGTGAACGCTGACCTCTATGGCGAAGACGCTTCTGTTGCTAAGGCTCTCGACAAGATTTCGAACCGCATTGCTCTTTCCGCTTTCGATGACGCTACCGCCAAGAAGGCCAAGGTCGCATTCGGTATCCGCCACTGGAGTGAAGTCCAGGGCACGATGGTCAACAGCCTCAACATCTTGCAGAAACTCTCTGCTGCTCCGACTTGCCCGGATGAAAAACTTGCCCCGGCTTACGAAGTGATTTCTGCACTCGCCGGAAACAAGTTCAATTCGGCTTGCGAAGCTTTCAAGAAGGCTCGTGAATACGTGCCGGCTTTCGCCGACATTACCTATGATGCCATCAAGAGCACAGGAAAGCTCCTGGGAGGTAACGCATAA